A genomic segment from Sander vitreus isolate 19-12246 chromosome 3, sanVit1, whole genome shotgun sequence encodes:
- the gramd1bb gene encoding protein Aster-B isoform X4, whose translation MVEKGSDHSSDKSPSTPEQVVQRTYSLQSARSGGKNSKKSQSWYNVLSPTYKQRNEDFRKLFKQLPDTERLIVDYSCALQRDILLQGRLYLSENWICFYSNIFRWETLLTVRLKDICSMTKEKTARLIPNAIQVCTDTEKHFFTSFGARDRTYMMMFRLWQNALLDKPLCPKELWHFVHQCYGNELGLTSDDEDYVPPDDDFNTMGFSEEIPNEENEINNDNLSKSSAEAKPEGSPPSLHKKVVPNITIPSPGNHDTPITFDLPAEEYADCLPDGELLALPLLLEENNDTSGPGGLVPSPSLDFNDNEDIPTELSDSSETHDEGEVQAFHEDLNGRQYINEIYKLSVDKLYAILFTESQFMSDFMEQRRFSEVVYHPWKTEEAGNQTREILYTISLSNPLAPKTATVTETQTLYKASQESECYIIDAEVITHDVPYHDYFYTLNRYMLTRVAKNKCRLRVSTELRYRKQPWGLVKGFIEKNFWSGLAENFRHLELELAKLEEILESHQLSPKVIKNSTVRRKKRPLPHMRSQHMDEALSPVTTPTDEEVIQRIKQVAGSTQTRHQSPEHHHLPAGLALYSVSKLLLIISFVLVLLVFLNMMLFYKLWMLEYSAQSLTTWQGLRLHERYTRTQTSAHTPTVLASIIYTEPSKLPQTQMEWAQLLEAQQRYHDVELQKWREIIKSSVVLLDQMKDSLLNLQQGIGLSDYSSEAEEKRSRYH comes from the exons ATGGTGGAGAAGGGTTCCGACCACTCTTCTGACAAATCCCCCTCCACACCCGAGCAGGTCGTCCAGAGAACATACTCCCTGCAGTCAGCAAGAAGCGGCGGAAAGAACTCAAAG aaGAGCCAAAGCTGGTACAAC GTGCTGAGCCCGACATACAAGCAGCGCAATGAGGACTTTAGGAAACTCTTCAAGCAGCTCCCTGACACAGAGAGACTCATTGTTG ACTACTCTTGTGCTCTTCAACGCGACATCCTCCTGCAGGGACGACTCTACCTCTCTGAGAACTGGATCTGTTTCTATAGCAACATCTTCCGCTGGGAAACACTG ctgacAGTGCGGCTAAAGGACATCTGCtcaatgacaaaagaaaagactgcCCGCCTCATTCCCAATGCCATCCAGGTCTGCACTGACACTGAGAAG CACTTTTTCACCTCATTTGGAGCCAGGGATAGGACTTACATGATGATGTTCAGACTGTGGCAAAATGCGCTGCTGGACAAG CCCCTGTGCCCCAAAGAACTTTGGCACTTTGTTCATCAGTGCTATGGCAACGAGCTAGGCCTAACTAGTGACGATGAGGACTATGTTCCACCTGATGATGACTTCAACACCATGGG GTTCAGTGAAGAGATTCCCAATGAAGAGAACGAGATCAACAATGACAACTTGTCTAAGAGCAGCGCTGAGGCCAAGCCTGAGGGGAGCCCTCCTTCGCTACATAAGAAGGTCGTCCCAAACATCACCATCCCTAGTCCAGGCAACCATGACACACCCATCACA TTTGACCTCCCAGCAGAAGAGTATGCAGACTGCCTACCAGATGGTGAGCTGCTTGCTCTGCCCCTTTTGCTGGAAGAGAACAATGATACCAGCGGGCCTGGTGGTCTTGTCCCCTCACCCTCTCTGGACTTCAATGACAACGAAGACATCCCCACTGAACTCAGCGACTCCTCCGAAACACACGACGAGG GTGAAGTACAGGCCTTTCATGAGGATCTGAATGGCAGGCAGTACATCAATGAGATCTACAAGTTAAGTGTGGACAAGCTCTACGCCATCCTTTTCACAGAGTCGCAGTTCATGAGTGACTTCATGGAGCAGAGACGATTCTCAG AGGTGGTGTACCACCCGTGGAAGACAGAGGAGGCTGGGAACCAGACAAGAGAGATCTTGTACACCATCTCGCTGTCCAACCCCCTGGCCCCCAAAACAGCCACAGTCACTGAGACACAG ACTCTGTACAAAGCCAGCCAGGAGAGTGAGTGTTACATCAtcgatgctgaggtcattacaCATGATGTGCCCTACCACGATTACTTCTACACTCTCAACCGCTACATGCTCACCAGGGTCGCCAAGAACAAGTGTCGGTTACG GGTATCGACAGAGCTGCGCTACAGGAAACAGCCGTGGGGGCTGGTGAAAGGCTTCATAGAGAAAAACTTCTGGAGCGGGCTAGCAGAGAACTTCCGCCATCTAG AGTTGGAGCTGGCCAAGCTGGAGGAGATACTGGAGTCCCACCAGCTCTCTCCGAAGGTGATAAAAAACTCCACGGTGAGGCGGAAGAAGAGGCCACTCCCCCACATGCGCAGCCAGCATATGGACGAGGCGCTCAGCCCCGTTACCACGCCGACAGATGAGGAAGTGATTCAGAGGATCAAACAAGTGGCAGGCTCCACACAAACCAGACACCAGAGTCCAGAGCACCATCACCTGCCCGCAGGCCTCGCTCTGTACAGCGTCTCCAAACTGCTGCTCATCATCAGCTTTGT CCTGGTCCTGCTGGTGTTCCTCAACATGATGCTCTTCTACAAGCTGTGGATGCTGGAGTACTCTGCACAGTCTTTAACAACCTGGCAAGGTCTGCGGCTTCATGAAAGGTACACTCGCACACaaacaagtgcacacacacctacagtatTAGCATCCATTATTTATACAGAAC ccaGTAAACTGCCTCAGACACAGATGGAGTGGGCCCAGCTCCTGGAGGCACAGCAGCGTTACCATGACGTCGAGCTGCAGAAGTGGAGGGAGATTATCAAGTCGTCAGTAGTGCTGCTAGACCAG ATGAAAGACTCCTTATTGAACCTCCAGCAAGGCATTGGTTTAAGTGATTACAGCTCCGAGGCTGAGGAGAAGAGAAGTCGCTATCACTGA
- the gramd1bb gene encoding protein Aster-B isoform X3, producing MELDEDCTISDWEAVLELDEALAGWLLQGPARGEWGWECGWAASDLQDPVWDTEEIPAVLSPTYKQRNEDFRKLFKQLPDTERLIVDYSCALQRDILLQGRLYLSENWICFYSNIFRWETLLTVRLKDICSMTKEKTARLIPNAIQVCTDTEKHFFTSFGARDRTYMMMFRLWQNALLDKPLCPKELWHFVHQCYGNELGLTSDDEDYVPPDDDFNTMGFSEEIPNEENEINNDNLSKSSAEAKPEGSPPSLHKKVVPNITIPSPGNHDTPITFDLPAEEYADCLPDGELLALPLLLEENNDTSGPGGLVPSPSLDFNDNEDIPTELSDSSETHDEGEVQAFHEDLNGRQYINEIYKLSVDKLYAILFTESQFMSDFMEQRRFSEVVYHPWKTEEAGNQTREILYTISLSNPLAPKTATVTETQTLYKASQESECYIIDAEVITHDVPYHDYFYTLNRYMLTRVAKNKCRLRVSTELRYRKQPWGLVKGFIEKNFWSGLAENFRHLELELAKLEEILESHQLSPKVIKNSTVRRKKRPLPHMRSQHMDEALSPVTTPTDEEVIQRIKQVAGSTQTRHQSPEHHHLPAGLALYSVSKLLLIISFVLVLLVFLNMMLFYKLWMLEYSAQSLTTWQGLRLHESKLPQTQMEWAQLLEAQQRYHDVELQKWREIIKSSVVLLDQMKDSLLNLQQGIGLSDYSSEAEEKRSRYH from the exons ATGGAATTGGATGAGGACTGTACGATTTCGGACTGGGAGGCCGTGCTGGAGCTGGATGAGGCGTTGGCAGGGTGGCTCCTGCAGGGTCCAGCTAGAGGGGAGTGGGGTTGGGAGTGTGGCTGGGCTGCCTCGGACCTTCAGGATCCTGTGTGGGACACTGAGGAGATCCCTGCT GTGCTGAGCCCGACATACAAGCAGCGCAATGAGGACTTTAGGAAACTCTTCAAGCAGCTCCCTGACACAGAGAGACTCATTGTTG ACTACTCTTGTGCTCTTCAACGCGACATCCTCCTGCAGGGACGACTCTACCTCTCTGAGAACTGGATCTGTTTCTATAGCAACATCTTCCGCTGGGAAACACTG ctgacAGTGCGGCTAAAGGACATCTGCtcaatgacaaaagaaaagactgcCCGCCTCATTCCCAATGCCATCCAGGTCTGCACTGACACTGAGAAG CACTTTTTCACCTCATTTGGAGCCAGGGATAGGACTTACATGATGATGTTCAGACTGTGGCAAAATGCGCTGCTGGACAAG CCCCTGTGCCCCAAAGAACTTTGGCACTTTGTTCATCAGTGCTATGGCAACGAGCTAGGCCTAACTAGTGACGATGAGGACTATGTTCCACCTGATGATGACTTCAACACCATGGG GTTCAGTGAAGAGATTCCCAATGAAGAGAACGAGATCAACAATGACAACTTGTCTAAGAGCAGCGCTGAGGCCAAGCCTGAGGGGAGCCCTCCTTCGCTACATAAGAAGGTCGTCCCAAACATCACCATCCCTAGTCCAGGCAACCATGACACACCCATCACA TTTGACCTCCCAGCAGAAGAGTATGCAGACTGCCTACCAGATGGTGAGCTGCTTGCTCTGCCCCTTTTGCTGGAAGAGAACAATGATACCAGCGGGCCTGGTGGTCTTGTCCCCTCACCCTCTCTGGACTTCAATGACAACGAAGACATCCCCACTGAACTCAGCGACTCCTCCGAAACACACGACGAGG GTGAAGTACAGGCCTTTCATGAGGATCTGAATGGCAGGCAGTACATCAATGAGATCTACAAGTTAAGTGTGGACAAGCTCTACGCCATCCTTTTCACAGAGTCGCAGTTCATGAGTGACTTCATGGAGCAGAGACGATTCTCAG AGGTGGTGTACCACCCGTGGAAGACAGAGGAGGCTGGGAACCAGACAAGAGAGATCTTGTACACCATCTCGCTGTCCAACCCCCTGGCCCCCAAAACAGCCACAGTCACTGAGACACAG ACTCTGTACAAAGCCAGCCAGGAGAGTGAGTGTTACATCAtcgatgctgaggtcattacaCATGATGTGCCCTACCACGATTACTTCTACACTCTCAACCGCTACATGCTCACCAGGGTCGCCAAGAACAAGTGTCGGTTACG GGTATCGACAGAGCTGCGCTACAGGAAACAGCCGTGGGGGCTGGTGAAAGGCTTCATAGAGAAAAACTTCTGGAGCGGGCTAGCAGAGAACTTCCGCCATCTAG AGTTGGAGCTGGCCAAGCTGGAGGAGATACTGGAGTCCCACCAGCTCTCTCCGAAGGTGATAAAAAACTCCACGGTGAGGCGGAAGAAGAGGCCACTCCCCCACATGCGCAGCCAGCATATGGACGAGGCGCTCAGCCCCGTTACCACGCCGACAGATGAGGAAGTGATTCAGAGGATCAAACAAGTGGCAGGCTCCACACAAACCAGACACCAGAGTCCAGAGCACCATCACCTGCCCGCAGGCCTCGCTCTGTACAGCGTCTCCAAACTGCTGCTCATCATCAGCTTTGT CCTGGTCCTGCTGGTGTTCCTCAACATGATGCTCTTCTACAAGCTGTGGATGCTGGAGTACTCTGCACAGTCTTTAACAACCTGGCAAGGTCTGCGGCTTCATGAAAG TAAACTGCCTCAGACACAGATGGAGTGGGCCCAGCTCCTGGAGGCACAGCAGCGTTACCATGACGTCGAGCTGCAGAAGTGGAGGGAGATTATCAAGTCGTCAGTAGTGCTGCTAGACCAG ATGAAAGACTCCTTATTGAACCTCCAGCAAGGCATTGGTTTAAGTGATTACAGCTCCGAGGCTGAGGAGAAGAGAAGTCGCTATCACTGA